One Drosophila gunungcola strain Sukarami unplaced genomic scaffold, Dgunungcola_SK_2 000086F, whole genome shotgun sequence DNA segment encodes these proteins:
- the LOC128264948 gene encoding transmembrane protein 132E, with amino-acid sequence MMMRYCLIIALQLSLAYSVEVHFEAPDSGFFLKHARQPPVTPEIANVQTSSAVPPLRQRSSYDSVLSLDRFTVVETTQPVSIRASYGPFSTKQTVPARYIVPDTMDSQSGDYMSNATLLELQQPNMHLDISAHLVRSSVSQDAPVLRVLFHAGADPGGHLQRQKVCVLLHVAMGSEQPLKGRCMPEGEDGVCVAEVVVPLGWWPQLPAPTQDGSGQAPPKVPQRYAQVSYSVFEPPLRNPEQCEPKVQIQPLTTFAQVPLLAARTPYRMLRADDAVTFLLPQHPLYPLSRLHVPVFLHQYPDQRVAAFTVRARVKAGLRILGATASTDQWSVSVEKENPKHTTARVTAFRKEAESSSLESTGGNFTSEVFEVFSWLLEVAEDTNDIVDGGKIVWSVTHVYDTPKDKDSGELVIPDDNKKRLIAKLEINKDDIQAVLPMAKIWEVMNTAVLTGRQVAQAMKVFIVSQAGKVADVTLQSSCHAEDESVIKVSSSCSSVYVDGSEQRGSSNASVIVKYGTYVGVAKFIVWMPEFPLEVYISDFRLSQIKGWKVTDDNHYLHNKQSRRRKKRSYVWGQHGTNYYNNLGADKTICRARYQQSPVEVYAKFLAVDQNSGRTSYFISRRTGLRVTDLVQPLLRVADPKIASLKGRILQGKSMGRTDVQVLSPITGRVIGTKEIRVGSDKVNLSKLIVRVISGLQLTISPDNTIENGYLAETSVTHKLTAQYQEGLLDIDLEFSDGSKTPLRDIAVEDYFLLVESLDTEVVAFAPMLASHHPRVIAVGEGNGNLLRVTLLLSEECRQRRGTLSSTKQNKSNAAPLASALASIEVDFNNVDIVSKQEAIQNDGTVGRERKNYRQTGDLADIIVGIPLRDSSQLYEPTVQARQHRGSIQAVHKGHHGKGLAGTGNMSSMELGMYVLLTAFCFAIIVFVISCVVYASKFRPAMIESGLDPLSAGKGNGSGGSGGFRDVRLKESTTNAHDWVWLGRSTIDRQSIVAETNTHLNPRDSRMRITSNPIVNYDNGRRVSSFDQQPKLQTHIVPASNLNKQHADHYLANERKDNALDYKPPVPPHRNVGARACLPVQPLPSSGSVKDAPNKRHSQLYKREHLQGSDNNANQQPPAQQLNQQQQQQQQQQQPPPERPHPLAHAHAHPHQHQHQHQHQRSHSHSHNFSQEPLIKAAHNKIKQQQQQQQHEELHNAEKLVEYTNPHQKNAFQFDSLTPKRVTKAAAAASSPATPSTAAVVVQGKAKENHSMASSTGDAANSNGTDEIMRLPSSAVSQEPTTKSSRVKRATVVGNPMFSATVDESVAPGERLGLDDLDMDYEQIMHYFDNLKESNA; translated from the exons ATGATGATGAGATACTGCCTGATAATTGCATTGCAGCTGTCGCTGGCAT ACTCCGTGGAGGTGCACTTCGAGGCGCCGGACAGCGGCTTCTTCCTGAAGCACGCCCGCCAACCACCTGTGACGCCGGAGATCGCCAATGTGCAGACATCGTCGGCGGTGCCGCCACTCCGCCAAAGATCCTCCTACGATTCCGTGCTATCCCTGGACCGATTCACCGTGGTGGAGACCACCCAGCCGGTGTCCATACGCGCCAGCTACGGACCCTTCTCCACCAAGCAGACGGTGCCAGCCCGCTACATTGTGCCGGACACAATGGACAGCCAGTCGGGCGATTACATGAGC AATGCCACGCTTCTCGAGCTCCAGCAGCCCAACATGCACCTGGACATCTCGGCCCATTTGGTGCGCTCCAGCGTCTCGCAGGATGCCCCCGTGCTGCGTGTGCTGTTCCATGCCGGAGCCGATCCTGGTGGCCACTTGCAGCGCCAAAAGGTCTGCGTACTGCTGCACGTGGCCATGGGCTCGGAGCAGCCGCTCAAGGGACGCTGCATGCCGGAGGGCGAGGACGGTGTGTGCGTGGCCGAGGTGGTGGTCCCACTGGGCTGGTGGCCCCAGCTGCCGGCGCCCACCCAAGATGGCAGTGGTCAGGCCCCACCCAAGGTGCCGCAGCGCTACGCCCAGGTGTCGTACAGTGTGTTCGAGCCACCGCTGCGGAATCCCGAGCAATGTGAGCCCAAGGTGCAGATCCAACCGCTGACCACGTTCGCCCAGGTGCCACTGCTGGCCGCCAGGACACCCTATCGCATGCTGCGCGCCGACGATGCCGTGACCTTCCTGCTGCCGCAGCATCCCCTCTATCCGCTGTCCCGCCTCCATGTCCCGGTCTTCCTGCATCAGTATCCCGACCAGCGGGTGGCCGCCTTCACGGTGCGAGCCCGCGTCAAGGCGGGCCTGCGGATACTGGGCGCCACCGCCTCCACCGACCAGTGGAGCGTCTCGGTGGAGAAGGAGAACCCCAAGCACACCACCGCCCGCGTGACTGCGTTCCGCAAGGAGGCGGAATCCAGTAGCCTGGAGAGCACCGGCGGCAACTTCACCAGCGAGGTCTTCGAGGTCTTCTCCTGGCTGCTCGAGGTGGCCGAGGACACCAACGACATTGTGGACGGCGGCAAGATCGTGTGGTCCGTGACCCATGTGTATGACACGCCCAAGGACAAGGACTCCGGCGAGCTGGTGATACCCGATGACAACAAGAAGCGGCTGATCGCCAAGCTGGAGATCAACAAGGATGACATCCAGGCGGTGCTGCCGATGGCCAAGATCTGGGAGGTGATGAACACGGCGGTGCTGACGGGGCGACAGGTGGCCCAGGCCATGAAGGTGTTCATCGTGTCGCAGGCGGGCAAGGTGGCCGATGTGACGCTCCAGAGCTCCTGCCATGCCGAGGATGAGAGTGTGATCAAG GTTTCCTCCTCCTGCAGCTCCGTTTATGTGGATGGTTCCGAGCAGCGCGGCTCCTCCAACGCCTCCGTTATCGTCAAGTATGGCACCtatgtgggcgtggccaagTTCATCGTCTGGATGCCGGAGTTCCCGCTGGAGGTCTACATATCCGATTTCCGTCTCTCCCAGATCAAGGGATGGAAAGTAACCGATGACAATCACTATCT ACACAACAAGCAATCGCGACGAAGGAAGAAGAGGTCCTACGTTTGGGGCCAGCATGGAACCAACTACTATAATAATCTGGGAGCAGACAAGACGATTTGTCGAGCTCGCTATCAGCAAAGTCCCGTGGAGGTGTACGCCAAATTCCTGGCAGTGGATCAG AACTCTGGACGCACCAGCTACTTTATCTCAAGGCGAACAGGCCTGAGGGTGACGGATCTGGTGCAGCCACTGCTCCGAGTGGCCGATCCCAAGATTGCCTCGCTCAAGGGTCGCATCCTGCAGGGCAAGTCGATGGGTCGCACGGATGTGCAGGTTTTGTCACCCATCACGGGTCGCGTTATCGGCACCAAGGAAATCCGCGTGGGCAGCGACAAGGTCAACCTCTCCAAGCTCATCGTGCGCGTCATTTCGGGGCTGCAGCTCACCATCAGTCCGGACAACACCATTGAGAACGGCTACCTGGCGGAGACCTCCGTCACCCACAAACTGACCGCCCAATATCAGGAGGGACTGCTCGACATCGATCTCGAGTTCTCCGATGGCTCCAAGACTCCGTTGCG TGACATTGCCGTGGAGGACTACTTCCTGCTGGTGGAGAGTCTGGACACCGAGGTGGTGGCCTTTGCACCCATGCTGGCCTCCCACCATCCGCGCGTCATTGCCGTGGGCGAGGGCAATGGCAACCTGCTGCGCGTGACCCTTCTGCTGTCCGAGGAGTGTCGCCAGAGACGCGGCACCTTGAGCAGCACCAAGCAGAACAAATCGAATGCAGCGCCGCTGGCCAGTGCGCTGGCCTCCATCGAGGTGGACTTCAACAATGTGGATATCGTGAGCAAGCAGGAGGCGATCCAGAACGATGGCACTGTGGGCAGGGAAAGGAAGAACTACAGGCAGACGGGCGATCTGGCTGACATAATAG tggGCATTCCGCTGCGCGACTCCAGTCAGCTATATGAACCCACTGTTCAGGCGCGTCAGCATCGTGGCAGCATCCAGGCAGTCCACAAGGGTCATCATGGCAAGGGCCTTGCCGGCACTGGCAACATGTCCTCCATGGAACTGGGCATGTACGTCCTGCTCACGGCCTTCTGCTTTGCCATCATTGTGTTTGTCATCTCCTGCGTGGTGTACGCCTCCAAGTTCCGGCCAGCGATGATCGAATCCGGCTTGGATCCGCTGTCGGCGGGCAAGGGCAACGGTTCGGGAGGATCGGGTGGCTTCCGGGATGTGCGGCTGAAGGAGTCGACCACCAATGCCCACGATTGGGTCTGGCTGGGACGCTCCACCATCGATCGCCAGTCCATTGTGGCCGAGACCAATACGCATTTGAACCCACGCG ATTCTCGCATGCGCATCACCAGCAATCCCATTGTGAACTACGACAATGGACGACGAGTGAGCTCCTTTGACCAGCAGCCCAAGCTGCAGACGCACATTGTGCCGGCCTCCAATCTGAACAAGCAGCACGCCGACCA CTATCTGGCCAACGAACGCAAGGATAATGCCTTGGACTACAAGCCGCCAGTGCCGCCGCACAGAAATGTGGGTGCTCGGGCCTGCCTGCCGGTTCAGCCTCTACCCAGTTCAGGATCCGTAAAG GATGCGCCCAACAAGCGTCACAGCCAGCTGTACAAACGTGAGCATTTGCAGGGCAGCGACAACAATGCCAACCAACAGCCGCCGGCACAGCAGTtgaatcagcagcagcagcaacaacagcagcagcagcagccgccacCAGAACGTCCGCATCCGCTGGCCCATGCACATGCCCATCCACACcagcatcaacatcaacatcagcatcagcgcagccacagccacagtcACAATTTCAGCCAGGAGCCACTCATTAAGGCGGCGCACAATAAGatcaaacagcagcagcagcagcagcagcacgagGAGCTGCACAACGCTGAGAAGCTGGTGGAGTACACGAATCCGCACCAGAAGAACGCCTTTCAGTTCGATTCGCTGACACCAAAGAGAGTTAccaaagcagcagcagccgcatcCTCGCCGGCAACGCCGTCCACAGCAGCAGTCGTCGTCCAGGGCAAAGCTAAGG AAAACCACAGCATGGCCAGCAGCACTGGGGATGCGGCCAACTCGAATGGAACGGACGAGATCATGCGGCTGCCATCCAGCGCCGTCAGCCAGGAGCCCACCACGAAGTCGTCGCGTGTCAAGCGCGCCACCGTGGTGGGCAATCCCATGTTCTCGGCCACCGTGGATGAGTCCGTCGCCCCCGGCGAGCGTCTTGGACTGGACGATCTCGACATGGACTACGAGCAGATCATGCACTACTTTGACAACCTAAAG GAGTCAAATGCCTGA